In the Ctenopharyngodon idella isolate HZGC_01 chromosome 4, HZGC01, whole genome shotgun sequence genome, one interval contains:
- the tspan12 gene encoding tetraspanin-12 isoform X1, which yields MAREDSVKCLRCLLYALNFLFWLMALCVLGVSACLRDHLNNVLTLTADTSWSGSNCLELMKLEEAAVLTYSPVVHPVVIAVCCFLIIVAMVGYCGTLKCNLLLLSWYFGSLMVIFCVELASGVWTYDEPMVQRSDMISLKSRMPHFGLQRYQWLTHAWNSLQTELKCCGVIYFTDWLEVTEMEWPPDSCCSNQYPGCARNAHYHDLSDLYQEGCGPKIYSFIRGTKQLQVLRFLGVSIGVAQILAMTLTVTLLWALYYDHKPPDPASPDALVHTHSPAEDSLKPSHSHPRAHEAWANAPANGHTQFEMEQLS from the exons ATGGCCCGGGAGGATTCGGTGAAATGTCTGCGCTGTCTGCTCTACGCGCTCAACTTTCTCTTCTGG cTTATGGCCCTGTGTGTGTTGGGAGTGTCCGCCTGCCTCAGGGATCACCTCAACAATGTGCTCACCTTAACCGCCGACACCAG CTGGTCTGGATCAAATTGCCTCGAGCTTATGAA ACTGGAGGAGGCAGCCGTTCTCACATACTCCCCCGTCGTCCATCCTGTCGTCATCGCTGTGTGCTGTTTTCTAATCATCGTGGCCATGGTAGGCTACTGTGGCACGCTCAAGTGCAATCTGCTCCTACTGTCTTGG TATTTTGGCAGTCTGATGGTGATATTCTGCGTGGAGCTGGCCAGCGGAGTGTGGACATACGACGAG cCTATGGTACAGAGGTCTGATATGATAAGTCTAAAGTCACGCATGCCTCATTTTGGCCTGCAGCGCTACCAGTGGCTCACGCATGCCTGGAACTCTTTACAAACTGAG TTAAAGTGCTGTGGAGTGATTTACTTCACTGACTGGCTGGAAGTGACAGAGATGGAGTGGCCACCTGACTCCTGCTGCTCCAATCAGTATCCAGGGTGTGCCCGCAACGCCCACTACCATGACCTCAGTGACCTTTACCAGGAG GGTTGTGGTCCCAAGATCTACAGTTTTATCCGGGGCACCAAGCAGTTGCAGGTGTTGAGGTTCTTGGGTGTGTCGATCGGAGTGGCCCAGATCTTAGCCATGACGTTGACTGTGACACTACTATGGGCTCTCTATTACGACCACAAACCACCTGACCCAGCATCCCCGGATGCTTTAGTCCACACGCACAGCCCCGCAGAAGACTCCCTGAAGCCCAGCCACTCACACCCACGAGCGCATGAGGCCTGGGCCAATGCGCCCGCCAACGGACATACCCAGTTTGAGATGGAGCAGCTTTCCTAG
- the tspan12 gene encoding tetraspanin-12 isoform X2 — protein sequence MAREDSVKCLRCLLYALNFLFWLMALCVLGVSACLRDHLNNVLTLTADTRLEEAAVLTYSPVVHPVVIAVCCFLIIVAMVGYCGTLKCNLLLLSWYFGSLMVIFCVELASGVWTYDEPMVQRSDMISLKSRMPHFGLQRYQWLTHAWNSLQTELKCCGVIYFTDWLEVTEMEWPPDSCCSNQYPGCARNAHYHDLSDLYQEGCGPKIYSFIRGTKQLQVLRFLGVSIGVAQILAMTLTVTLLWALYYDHKPPDPASPDALVHTHSPAEDSLKPSHSHPRAHEAWANAPANGHTQFEMEQLS from the exons ATGGCCCGGGAGGATTCGGTGAAATGTCTGCGCTGTCTGCTCTACGCGCTCAACTTTCTCTTCTGG cTTATGGCCCTGTGTGTGTTGGGAGTGTCCGCCTGCCTCAGGGATCACCTCAACAATGTGCTCACCTTAACCGCCGACACCAG ACTGGAGGAGGCAGCCGTTCTCACATACTCCCCCGTCGTCCATCCTGTCGTCATCGCTGTGTGCTGTTTTCTAATCATCGTGGCCATGGTAGGCTACTGTGGCACGCTCAAGTGCAATCTGCTCCTACTGTCTTGG TATTTTGGCAGTCTGATGGTGATATTCTGCGTGGAGCTGGCCAGCGGAGTGTGGACATACGACGAG cCTATGGTACAGAGGTCTGATATGATAAGTCTAAAGTCACGCATGCCTCATTTTGGCCTGCAGCGCTACCAGTGGCTCACGCATGCCTGGAACTCTTTACAAACTGAG TTAAAGTGCTGTGGAGTGATTTACTTCACTGACTGGCTGGAAGTGACAGAGATGGAGTGGCCACCTGACTCCTGCTGCTCCAATCAGTATCCAGGGTGTGCCCGCAACGCCCACTACCATGACCTCAGTGACCTTTACCAGGAG GGTTGTGGTCCCAAGATCTACAGTTTTATCCGGGGCACCAAGCAGTTGCAGGTGTTGAGGTTCTTGGGTGTGTCGATCGGAGTGGCCCAGATCTTAGCCATGACGTTGACTGTGACACTACTATGGGCTCTCTATTACGACCACAAACCACCTGACCCAGCATCCCCGGATGCTTTAGTCCACACGCACAGCCCCGCAGAAGACTCCCTGAAGCCCAGCCACTCACACCCACGAGCGCATGAGGCCTGGGCCAATGCGCCCGCCAACGGACATACCCAGTTTGAGATGGAGCAGCTTTCCTAG
- the tspan12 gene encoding tetraspanin-12 isoform X3, translated as MRLEEAAVLTYSPVVHPVVIAVCCFLIIVAMVGYCGTLKCNLLLLSWYFGSLMVIFCVELASGVWTYDEPMVQRSDMISLKSRMPHFGLQRYQWLTHAWNSLQTELKCCGVIYFTDWLEVTEMEWPPDSCCSNQYPGCARNAHYHDLSDLYQEGCGPKIYSFIRGTKQLQVLRFLGVSIGVAQILAMTLTVTLLWALYYDHKPPDPASPDALVHTHSPAEDSLKPSHSHPRAHEAWANAPANGHTQFEMEQLS; from the exons ATGAG ACTGGAGGAGGCAGCCGTTCTCACATACTCCCCCGTCGTCCATCCTGTCGTCATCGCTGTGTGCTGTTTTCTAATCATCGTGGCCATGGTAGGCTACTGTGGCACGCTCAAGTGCAATCTGCTCCTACTGTCTTGG TATTTTGGCAGTCTGATGGTGATATTCTGCGTGGAGCTGGCCAGCGGAGTGTGGACATACGACGAG cCTATGGTACAGAGGTCTGATATGATAAGTCTAAAGTCACGCATGCCTCATTTTGGCCTGCAGCGCTACCAGTGGCTCACGCATGCCTGGAACTCTTTACAAACTGAG TTAAAGTGCTGTGGAGTGATTTACTTCACTGACTGGCTGGAAGTGACAGAGATGGAGTGGCCACCTGACTCCTGCTGCTCCAATCAGTATCCAGGGTGTGCCCGCAACGCCCACTACCATGACCTCAGTGACCTTTACCAGGAG GGTTGTGGTCCCAAGATCTACAGTTTTATCCGGGGCACCAAGCAGTTGCAGGTGTTGAGGTTCTTGGGTGTGTCGATCGGAGTGGCCCAGATCTTAGCCATGACGTTGACTGTGACACTACTATGGGCTCTCTATTACGACCACAAACCACCTGACCCAGCATCCCCGGATGCTTTAGTCCACACGCACAGCCCCGCAGAAGACTCCCTGAAGCCCAGCCACTCACACCCACGAGCGCATGAGGCCTGGGCCAATGCGCCCGCCAACGGACATACCCAGTTTGAGATGGAGCAGCTTTCCTAG